Below is a window of Desulfobacterales bacterium DNA.
AATGCCCACGTTGACATACGGAAGGGCGCCTTCAATGGAATATCCCCCTTCCAGGACGGCGATGTCCGGCTTGAGCAGGCGGGTGAGGGTTGCATAGCCCTGGGCTGAAAAGTTCATCTGGGTGATGGGGTCCGTATAGTGATTGTCCTGACCGGCCGAGTTGATAATGATATCGGGTTTAAATTCCTTTAAAATCGGCAGAATCATGTGTTCGGTTGCGAACAGGAACCCTTCATCCGAAGTGTGCGGCGGCAAAGGAATATTGATGGTCTTGCCCACAGCAGTGGGACCGCCCAGTTCGTCCGTAAAGCCGGAACCCGGGTAGAGCGTACGGCCGTCCTGGTGGATGGAAATAAACAAGGTGTCCGGATCATGCCAGTAGATGTCCTGGGTGCCGTCGCCGTGATGGCAGTCCGTATCCACAATCGCAACCCTGTTGATGGGGTAGGCTTCGCGCAGATATTCGATCATGACGGCCTCTATATTGATGTTGCAAAACCCCCTGGCCCCGTGAACCACCCGCATGGCATGGTGTCCCGGCGGCCGAACCAGCGCAAACCCCTTGTCCACCTGTTTTTCCAAGACCGCCATCCCGATGGTTTTGGCCCCGCCGGCACTGATGAAATGCGATTCGGTGGTAACGCTCCAGACATCCGGCACGCAAAAATGGACCCGCTGGATGTCCTTGATGGTAACCAGGTCCGGCTTGTATTCCTTGATGCCGTCGATGTCAAACAACCCCTCCTCGAAAACCTGGTCCTGGGTATATAACAACCGCTCTTCCCGTTCGGGATGGGTGGGACTGATGGCCCAGTCAAATGCCGGAAAGAAAACAAGACCGGTTTTGTTTTTGGCACGCAGCATGATTTTCCCCGCAAATCCTTTCCGGGCTACAAGCCCGCAGCGATTTTTTCCAGGAGGCGGTCGTATCCGTGAATCAGGCCTGGCTTGACCTGGACCTTGACCCGGATATTTTTCCCGGTCGTGGAAAAGCCTCTGACCATATTAAACTGCTGATTTTCCAGCACTTCCATCTCCAGATAATCCGGATTGGCG
It encodes the following:
- a CDS encoding histone deacetylase, which translates into the protein MLRAKNKTGLVFFPAFDWAISPTHPEREERLLYTQDQVFEEGLFDIDGIKEYKPDLVTIKDIQRVHFCVPDVWSVTTESHFISAGGAKTIGMAVLEKQVDKGFALVRPPGHHAMRVVHGARGFCNINIEAVMIEYLREAYPINRVAIVDTDCHHGDGTQDIYWHDPDTLFISIHQDGRTLYPGSGFTDELGGPTAVGKTINIPLPPHTSDEGFLFATEHMILPILKEFKPDIIINSAGQDNHYTDPITQMNFSAQGYATLTRLLKPDIAVLEGGYSIEGALPYVNVGIVLAMAGLDYSGVIEPDYRPERIRQSPEISRWIEDTGKIVLAGWRQRDRIQEELQASREFIERSRDIYYDTDNISETQKETIRVCRDCSGVFKIDSSSSRGLHILAVHIPRKACGKCIEHGHHWFDTADAGGFNKIFMQDRTEDKFLERKTHDAGR